A genome region from Camelus ferus isolate YT-003-E chromosome 25, BCGSAC_Cfer_1.0, whole genome shotgun sequence includes the following:
- the FOXH1 gene encoding forkhead box protein H1: MGPCSNPRLGLPERESPSQPPKRRKKRYLRHDKPPYTYLAMIALVIQAAPSRRLKLAQIIRQVQAVFPFFRDDYEGWKDSIRHNLSSNRCFHKVPKDPAKPQAKGNFWAVDVSLIPAEALRLQNTALCRRWQSKGARGAFAKDLGPYVLHGRPYQPPSPQPPPSEGFSIKSLLGDSREGAPRSSPSRSGSVHNREEEVPTALLPSERPLWPLCPLPGPMRVEGETSQGGTSRPSPLSPDSRTWPLHLLQGTSDPGGLSGGGHRASLWGQLPTSYLPIYTPNVVMPLAPLPPTSCPRCPPSTNPAYWGVPPETHSPPGVLWDLDALFQGVPPNKSIYDVWGSHPRDLAAPSPGWLLSWCSL; encoded by the exons ATGGGGCCCTGCAGCAACCCACGCCTGGGGCTCCCCGAGAGGGAGtcgccctcccagccccccaagaggaggaagaagagatacCTGCGGCATGACAAGCCCCCGTATACCTACTTGGCCATGATCGCCCTGGTGATCCAGGCTGCACCCTCCCGCAGGCTGAAGCTGGCCCAG ATCATCCGTCAGGTCCAGGCTGTGTTCCCCTTCTTCAGGGACGACTACGAGGGCTGGAAAGACTCCATCCGCCACAACCTCTCCTCTAACCGGTGCTTCCACAAG gtgCCCAAGGATCCTGCGAAGCCCCAGGCCAAGGGCAACTTCTGGGCAGTTGATGTGAGCCTGATCCCGGCCGAGGCGCTGCGGCTGCAGAACACGGCCCTGTGCCGGCGCTGGCAGAGCAAAGGTGCGAGGGGCGCCTTCGCCAAGGACCTGGGCCCCTACGTGTTGCACGGCCGGCCCTACCAGCCACCCAGTCCCCAGCCACCGCCCAGCGAGGGCTTCAGCATAAAGTCTCTGTTAGGGGATTCTCGGGAGGGGGCACCACGGAGCAGCCCAAGTCGGTCAGGCTCAGTGCACAATCGGGAGGAAGAGGTACCCACTGCACTCCTGCCCTCTGAGAGGCCTCTGtggcccctctgccccctcccagggcccatGAGAGTGGAGGGGGAGACTTCCCAGGGTGGAACCAGCAGGCCCTCGCCCCTCTCCCCTGATTCCAGAACATGGCCCCTTCACTTACTGCAGGGTACCTCAGACCCAGGAGGGCTGTCTGGTGGAGGTCACAGGGCCTCGCTTTGGGGACAGCTGCCCACCTCCTACTTGCCCATCTACACTCCCAATGTGGTAATGCCCTTGGCACCACTaccacccacctcctgcccccgGTGCCCACCCTCAACCAACCCCGCCTACTGGGGGGTGCCCCCTGAAACCCACAGCCCCCCAGGGGTGCTCTGGGATCTAGATGCCCTCTTCCAGGGGGTGCCACCCAATAAGAGCATCTACGATGTGTGGGGTAGCCACCCCCGAGACctggctgcccccagcccaggctggctcCTCTCCTGGTGCAGCCTGTGA